Proteins from a single region of Bdellovibrio bacteriovorus HD100:
- a CDS encoding superoxide dismutase, producing MTFELPALPYAKDALAPHMSAETLEYHHGKHHKTYVDNLNKLVPGTEHEGKTLEQIIMSSSGGVFNNAAQIWNHTFFWNCLSPKGGGEPTGELAQAIVRDFGSIEKFKELFADASIKQFGSGWGWLVKNKEGKLEILSTSNAETPMTKGHTAILTCDVWEHAYYIDYRNSRPNFLAAFWKLVNWEFAAKNFKG from the coding sequence ATGACTTTCGAACTTCCAGCACTTCCCTACGCTAAAGACGCTTTGGCTCCGCACATGTCCGCTGAGACATTGGAATACCACCACGGTAAACACCACAAAACCTACGTTGATAACCTGAACAAACTTGTTCCCGGCACAGAACACGAAGGCAAAACTTTAGAGCAAATCATCATGAGCAGCTCTGGCGGCGTGTTTAACAACGCAGCTCAGATCTGGAATCACACGTTCTTCTGGAACTGCCTGTCCCCAAAGGGCGGCGGCGAGCCTACCGGTGAACTGGCGCAAGCCATCGTTCGCGATTTCGGTTCCATCGAAAAATTCAAAGAGCTGTTCGCGGATGCCAGCATCAAACAATTCGGCTCGGGCTGGGGCTGGCTAGTGAAAAACAAAGAAGGCAAATTGGAAATCCTTAGCACCAGCAATGCCGAAACCCCGATGACCAAAGGTCACACGGCGATTCTGACTTGTGATGTGTGGGAACATGCATATTACATCGACTATCGCAACAGCCGCCCGAACTTCCTGGCAGCCTTCTGGAAGCTGGTGAACTGGGAATTTGCTGCAAAAAACTTTAAAGGCTAA
- a CDS encoding helix-turn-helix domain-containing protein, whose amino-acid sequence MLAQNLAAQITELRKKRQLTQAALAKLAGVPRSTLTNMESGMGNPSLVNLAKVCAALQVSFEELLATPRSQTKLIRKDEIPANKKAKGNVTVYKLLPDPIPGMAIDRMELEVGARMGGIPHSSGTKEYLHCVQGQMTVVVSGESFELKPGDVLAFPGDSAHNYVNTGATKAIGLSVVTMTPRY is encoded by the coding sequence GTGTTAGCCCAAAACCTTGCCGCTCAAATCACTGAACTTCGTAAAAAACGTCAACTGACTCAAGCTGCCTTGGCGAAACTCGCCGGGGTGCCGCGATCGACGTTGACCAATATGGAAAGCGGGATGGGAAATCCTTCGCTGGTGAACCTGGCCAAGGTCTGCGCGGCCTTGCAGGTTTCATTCGAAGAACTGCTGGCGACGCCCAGATCCCAGACAAAATTGATTCGCAAGGATGAAATTCCCGCCAATAAAAAAGCCAAGGGCAACGTCACTGTTTACAAACTTTTGCCGGACCCGATTCCGGGGATGGCCATTGATCGCATGGAGTTGGAAGTGGGGGCTCGTATGGGCGGCATTCCGCACTCCAGCGGCACCAAAGAGTATTTGCACTGTGTGCAGGGGCAGATGACCGTGGTGGTCAGCGGGGAAAGTTTTGAGCTGAAGCCCGGAGATGTTTTGGCATTCCCGGGGGATTCAGCCCATAACTATGTCAACACGGGCGCTACAAAAGCCATCGGCCTGAGCGTCGTGACGATGACACCAAGATATTAG
- a CDS encoding response regulator, giving the protein MFPPETRILVIDDMPSIRDLVKNTLKAMGYKNLQEAEDGEAGLKILIQNNTPGTQIQLVISDWNMPKMKGLELLKQVRATAEFANLPFVLLTSESERDQVTEAVLAGVSQYIVKPFSAKIFEDKLKAAYSKHNK; this is encoded by the coding sequence ATGTTCCCCCCTGAGACCCGCATCCTAGTTATTGATGATATGCCCTCCATTCGTGATCTGGTGAAGAACACGCTTAAAGCCATGGGCTATAAGAACCTGCAGGAAGCTGAAGACGGGGAAGCCGGTCTTAAAATCCTTATTCAAAACAACACTCCCGGCACGCAAATCCAACTGGTGATTTCTGACTGGAACATGCCGAAAATGAAGGGCCTTGAACTGCTAAAGCAAGTTCGCGCCACGGCGGAATTTGCCAATTTGCCCTTTGTGCTTTTGACGTCAGAGTCCGAGCGTGATCAGGTCACCGAAGCGGTTCTTGCGGGTGTGTCCCAGTATATCGTGAAACCATTCTCTGCAAAGATCTTTGAAGACAAGCTGAAAGCTGCTTACAGCAAACACAATAAATAG
- a CDS encoding ChaN family lipoprotein, with protein MAEAVRPVTPGSIVVIGENHGFKEHQNQQVSIMKALRAQGLKVSVGMEFFTYTDQPAVDSYRQGLLSEADFLSQIKWGNPSYDYYREQSVFPNLSEGAKTIALNAPRSLTGKVSKGGLAALTPEDLKLMPPQFSLGNDGYKRRFLSMMPHLPNPEAGERYFTSQSIWDDTMAWQAVEFIRSHPDQVLVIVVGDFHVQYGGGLPDRLRVRGAEFPVLTFSQVNTSGLTEDEIATEINPGTQDGPRADYLWLAPVQSPAL; from the coding sequence TTGGCCGAAGCCGTCCGCCCGGTCACTCCGGGGTCTATCGTAGTTATCGGCGAAAATCACGGCTTCAAAGAACACCAAAACCAGCAAGTCTCTATTATGAAGGCACTTCGGGCTCAGGGCCTGAAGGTCTCTGTCGGGATGGAATTTTTTACATATACTGATCAGCCGGCCGTGGACTCTTATCGTCAGGGGCTTTTAAGCGAAGCTGACTTCCTCTCTCAAATCAAATGGGGCAATCCCTCTTATGATTATTATCGCGAACAAAGCGTGTTCCCGAACCTTTCTGAGGGGGCCAAGACGATTGCTTTGAATGCTCCGCGCTCTTTGACGGGCAAGGTGTCTAAAGGTGGCTTGGCGGCGCTGACTCCGGAGGATCTGAAATTGATGCCGCCGCAGTTCTCTTTGGGGAACGACGGCTACAAACGCCGTTTCCTTTCCATGATGCCGCACCTGCCGAATCCGGAAGCGGGCGAGCGCTATTTTACGTCTCAGTCCATCTGGGATGACACGATGGCGTGGCAGGCAGTGGAGTTCATACGTTCTCATCCCGACCAGGTACTGGTGATTGTGGTCGGGGATTTCCATGTGCAGTATGGGGGCGGTCTGCCAGATCGTCTGCGTGTGCGCGGGGCCGAGTTCCCGGTGCTGACCTTCTCGCAAGTGAATACGTCAGGTCTGACTGAGGACGAAATCGCGACTGAAATCAACCCGGGCACTCAGGACGGTCCCCGTGCTGATTATCTGTGGCTGGCACCAGTTCAAAGTCCAGCATTGTAA
- the rpmG gene encoding 50S ribosomal protein L33: MAKKTGRIIVTLECTEARAEGKPVSRYTTTKNKTKTPSRLEKKKYNPNLKRHTVHRETK; encoded by the coding sequence ATGGCTAAAAAGACAGGAAGAATCATCGTAACTCTTGAGTGCACTGAAGCTCGTGCTGAAGGCAAACCTGTTTCTCGTTACACTACGACTAAAAACAAAACTAAGACTCCAAGCCGTCTTGAGAAGAAGAAATACAATCCGAATCTTAAGCGCCACACTGTCCACAGAGAAACGAAGTAA
- the dcd gene encoding dCTP deaminase translates to MILTDQQILDFMKEGAIKVEPFRRECLGTNSYDVHLGKTLAVYEDEVLDAKKHNKIRTFEIPEEGFVLMPDTLYLGVTLEYTETLKHVPFLEGKSSVGRLGIDIHATAGKGDVGFCNYWTLEISVKQPVRVYTGMPVGQLIYFEVKGDILTPYNVKPSAKYNDKQPIPVESMMWKNSF, encoded by the coding sequence ATGATTCTGACGGATCAGCAAATTCTGGATTTCATGAAGGAAGGCGCCATTAAAGTGGAACCTTTCCGCAGAGAATGCCTGGGTACGAACTCTTATGACGTTCACCTGGGTAAGACTCTAGCCGTCTATGAAGACGAAGTGCTGGACGCCAAGAAGCATAACAAAATTCGTACCTTTGAAATTCCAGAAGAGGGTTTCGTGCTGATGCCGGACACTCTCTATTTGGGCGTTACTTTGGAGTACACTGAGACTCTGAAGCATGTCCCATTTTTGGAAGGCAAATCGAGCGTAGGCCGTCTCGGAATCGACATCCATGCCACTGCTGGCAAAGGAGACGTCGGTTTCTGCAACTATTGGACTCTGGAAATTTCCGTGAAACAGCCTGTGCGTGTTTACACTGGAATGCCGGTTGGTCAGTTGATATACTTTGAAGTGAAAGGCGACATTTTAACTCCTTATAATGTCAAACCTTCCGCAAAATATAACGACAAACAACCAATCCCGGTAGAGTCCATGATGTGGAAAAATTCATTCTAA
- a CDS encoding alpha/beta fold hydrolase, which yields MATSRNWLLLRGLARGVGHWGSFSEKIQQHFPNDKFEFLDLPGNGIRHEETSPIKISEYVKDLRARCSYVQKGESFQVLSVSLGAMITVEWMKEYPHEISKATLVCTSSGGFSPFYRRFIAGNIPKGLKLIGREKDETFWEKTVLGMITNSHERREEEIGAMIEYTKRYPMNPQNVIRQMFAASRYRFPDSAPGDVRLLGSHGDRLVSPTCTLKIAEKWGVRAEMHPWAGHDVPIDDPQWLLEHLL from the coding sequence ATGGCAACGTCTAGAAACTGGTTATTGCTGCGCGGACTGGCGCGAGGGGTGGGACACTGGGGCTCTTTCTCTGAAAAAATCCAGCAGCATTTTCCGAATGATAAATTCGAGTTTTTGGATCTGCCGGGCAATGGAATCCGCCACGAGGAAACCAGTCCGATCAAGATTTCTGAATACGTCAAAGACCTGCGCGCGCGTTGTTCTTATGTGCAAAAAGGCGAATCGTTTCAGGTGCTGTCGGTTTCTTTGGGAGCGATGATCACTGTGGAATGGATGAAGGAATATCCTCATGAGATCAGCAAAGCCACGCTGGTGTGCACAAGCTCTGGCGGCTTTTCGCCGTTCTATCGCCGTTTTATTGCCGGCAATATTCCCAAAGGTCTGAAACTGATCGGCCGGGAAAAAGATGAAACCTTCTGGGAGAAAACAGTTCTGGGCATGATCACCAACAGCCACGAGCGGCGCGAGGAGGAAATCGGTGCGATGATTGAGTATACAAAACGTTACCCGATGAATCCGCAAAACGTGATTCGTCAGATGTTCGCGGCCTCTCGTTATCGTTTCCCGGATTCCGCCCCGGGTGATGTTCGCCTGTTGGGAAGTCATGGGGATCGTTTGGTTTCGCCAACCTGCACTTTGAAGATCGCTGAAAAGTGGGGAGTGCGCGCGGAAATGCATCCTTGGGCGGGGCATGATGTGCCGATTGACGACCCGCAATGGCTGCTGGAGCACTTGCTCTAA
- a CDS encoding M14 family zinc carboxypeptidase, whose protein sequence is MTTLPEIQQIEKKIAQLGSTARAEILTHSQFEDLRFPIYKVSFGSQDPQAPVLGFVGGVHGLERIGAQVCVALMSSLAELSQWDESIQQTLQKVRIFFIPTVNPVGIYRKTRCNPHGVDLMRNAPIDADNPQFLLGGHRYSKKLPWYRGEEGAPMQLEAQALVDCVQKEIAQSQLAMTLDLHSGFGLQDRLWFPYAKTVKPYPELHLCYALKDLLDRTYPHHFYRFEPQAQNYTTHGDLWDYLYDNHRANSKSGIYVPLCLEMGSWLWVKKNPWQIFSAEGPFNPLKGHRHKRTLRRHNTLMEFLIRAVNSPQAWATQNQEQVRQLDTRARELWYGNV, encoded by the coding sequence ATGACAACATTGCCTGAGATCCAGCAAATCGAGAAAAAGATCGCGCAACTGGGCTCCACCGCCCGGGCGGAGATTTTGACTCATAGTCAGTTCGAAGATCTGCGTTTTCCAATCTACAAAGTCTCTTTTGGCAGTCAGGACCCTCAGGCTCCGGTGCTGGGGTTTGTCGGCGGTGTGCACGGGTTGGAGCGCATTGGGGCCCAGGTCTGCGTGGCCCTGATGAGTTCTTTGGCTGAGCTGTCCCAGTGGGATGAAAGCATTCAGCAAACACTTCAAAAAGTCCGCATCTTCTTCATCCCGACCGTGAATCCGGTGGGCATTTATCGCAAAACCCGCTGCAATCCTCATGGTGTCGATTTGATGCGAAATGCCCCCATCGATGCTGACAATCCACAGTTTTTGCTGGGCGGTCATCGCTATAGCAAGAAACTGCCTTGGTATCGCGGGGAAGAGGGCGCGCCGATGCAACTGGAAGCGCAAGCCCTGGTGGACTGTGTGCAAAAAGAAATTGCCCAGAGCCAACTGGCCATGACCCTGGATCTGCATTCGGGTTTTGGTTTGCAGGATCGTCTGTGGTTTCCCTATGCCAAGACCGTGAAGCCGTATCCGGAGCTGCATCTGTGTTATGCGCTAAAAGATCTTCTGGATCGCACGTATCCGCATCATTTTTATCGTTTTGAACCTCAAGCCCAGAACTACACCACCCACGGGGATCTGTGGGATTATCTGTATGACAATCATCGCGCTAATTCCAAGAGTGGAATCTATGTGCCGCTGTGTCTGGAGATGGGGTCGTGGTTGTGGGTGAAGAAAAATCCGTGGCAGATTTTCAGCGCGGAAGGCCCGTTCAATCCGCTCAAAGGTCATCGTCACAAACGCACACTGCGCCGTCATAACACGCTGATGGAGTTTTTAATCCGCGCGGTGAATTCACCGCAGGCATGGGCAACGCAGAATCAGGAACAGGTCCGGCAGCTTGACACCCGGGCCAGGGAGCTTTGGTATGGCAACGTCTAG
- a CDS encoding DUF1338 domain-containing protein, translating to MMNLDTLLQKMWVDYCQLNPAAKRIYDIFTAEGETVLNDHIALRTFNHPRLGIESLAKHFKKLGYVEKGEYTFVEKKLYAKHYEHPNMDNPKIFISELELEKVSPFIRETVNQLVAQVPDSVIESETFAMAGRPWKVNWETYAKLAEESEYASWVAAYGFRPNHFTVNVNKLNKFNDLPTLNKFVQEKGYTLNKSGGEIKGTKADYLEQSSTMASEIPVKFDDGSTHNIPGCYYEFAKRYPLDNGQLYQGFVAKSADKIFESTNKQK from the coding sequence ATGATGAATCTGGACACTCTGCTGCAAAAGATGTGGGTGGATTACTGCCAACTGAACCCTGCGGCAAAACGCATTTATGACATTTTCACCGCCGAAGGTGAAACGGTGCTGAATGACCACATCGCTCTTCGCACCTTCAACCACCCGCGCCTGGGGATCGAATCCCTGGCAAAACACTTCAAAAAACTGGGTTACGTTGAAAAAGGCGAATACACGTTCGTTGAAAAAAAACTTTACGCCAAACACTACGAACACCCGAACATGGACAATCCAAAAATCTTCATCAGTGAACTGGAGCTTGAAAAGGTCTCCCCGTTCATCCGTGAAACCGTGAACCAACTTGTGGCACAGGTTCCGGATTCTGTGATTGAAAGCGAAACTTTCGCCATGGCGGGACGCCCTTGGAAAGTGAACTGGGAAACTTACGCAAAACTGGCAGAAGAATCCGAATACGCGTCCTGGGTCGCGGCTTACGGCTTCCGTCCGAACCACTTCACGGTCAACGTGAACAAACTGAACAAGTTCAACGATCTGCCGACTTTGAACAAATTCGTTCAGGAAAAAGGCTATACGCTGAACAAATCCGGCGGCGAAATCAAAGGGACCAAAGCGGACTATCTGGAGCAAAGCTCCACCATGGCTTCTGAAATCCCGGTGAAATTCGATGACGGCAGCACCCACAACATTCCGGGTTGCTACTATGAGTTCGCGAAACGCTATCCGCTGGATAATGGCCAGCTGTATCAGGGTTTTGTCGCCAAATCCGCTGACAAGATCTTTGAGAGCACGAACAAACAGAAATAG
- a CDS encoding HD-GYP domain-containing protein — protein MSSSWGNIPTWAYDAAQALMQSLKVVDPLTYAHCCRVGEMSRKLARDAGLNEYQQKLAEFAGLFHDIGKIGVPQEIIAKPGKLTDQEYEMMKCHPVLSEEIIKPLATHEFFAEILPGIRGHHERVDGRGYPDKKNGDEIPLIARIILVVDTCDAMSETRAYRKGLPMEVVYEELKRCSGTQFDPQLVQIFLKAHEHWKDQKQDQDTLNYLIKKIA, from the coding sequence ATGTCTTCTTCCTGGGGAAACATTCCAACTTGGGCTTACGATGCCGCCCAGGCGCTGATGCAGTCATTGAAGGTCGTGGACCCTTTGACGTACGCCCATTGCTGCCGTGTCGGGGAGATGTCCCGCAAGCTGGCGCGCGATGCAGGTCTAAATGAGTATCAGCAGAAGCTGGCTGAATTTGCCGGTCTTTTCCATGATATTGGCAAAATTGGTGTGCCTCAAGAGATCATCGCCAAGCCGGGCAAGCTGACAGATCAGGAATATGAAATGATGAAGTGCCATCCGGTGCTGAGCGAAGAGATCATCAAGCCCTTGGCAACCCATGAGTTCTTTGCCGAGATTCTGCCGGGCATTCGTGGACACCATGAACGTGTTGATGGCCGTGGTTATCCGGATAAAAAGAATGGCGACGAGATTCCGCTGATTGCGCGTATTATCCTGGTGGTTGACACCTGTGATGCCATGTCAGAAACCCGCGCTTACCGCAAAGGTCTGCCGATGGAAGTGGTGTACGAAGAGCTGAAACGGTGTTCGGGCACTCAGTTCGATCCGCAGCTGGTGCAGATTTTCCTGAAGGCGCACGAGCACTGGAAGGACCAGAAGCAGGATCAGGACACTCTGAATTATCTGATCAAAAAAATCGCATAA